ACCTTTGAGAGTGCCGTCAACGTACACTTGGGCTTCCAAAAAATCGGCGGCGGCGATTAAAGGTGATACAAGACAATACCCCAAAGCGATAGCAACTAGGCCCCTTAACTTAAACATGACTAACTCCTTGATACGTGTCCTTACCTAGGGTCAAATCAGCCTCGCCGGGCTCCCTCTATACGGGGATGATGTTACCCGATGGCTGTACAGTGTCAAACGGTTTCCTGTCATTTTGCGTAAGGACGAACGCGGCTTGCGCATGTGCGCAATTTCGATTTACTTGCTCGTGCGTGGCTCACATCGGTAGCACACGCTTTCGGCCGGATTTCCAGCCACAATTTCTTCCGGACCCACTGGTTGCCGTACGACGCTGCCGGCACCCACTATCGTGTTGGCGCCCACGTGACAGCCAGGCAGCAACACCGCTTTCGCGCCAATCCAGGCGCCGTTTTCGATCATCATCGGCCGGGTAACCAAATTAAACGAGCGCAGGCGATAATTGTGGCTGCCGGTACATAAATAGGCCCCTTGAGAAACACATATATGATCGCCCAAGCAAACCTCGGCCAAGTTATCGATCCAAACACTCTGGCCAATCCAGCAGTGATTGCCAACAGTCAAACGCCAGGGGAATTTGATTCGGACCTGGGGTTTAATCACCAATCCGCAACCGACGCGTGCTCCAAATAATCGGAGCAACCACACCTTGGGCCTGCGAAACGGAAACCATCCGCTTTCGAAAATCAATAGGCTGACCACATGCCATGCGGCCCGAATTATCTTTCCCCGACCCGGGGCATAACCCTGGTTGCTGTAGGATGACAGATCCAACCACGATGGCTTGTCCGATTGCTCGACCGACTGGGAAGCGGCTTGCTGGACGCTCTCATTCTCCGGCGGCATTTGCGGAACCTGTCGAGATACCGATTCAGGCGAATTCATCGGCTGCTGTTGGAGCACCCAAGATGTCAGCATAAATTTGGCATAACGCTTCGGTCGATCGATCCCAGGTGAAATGCTGGCCAACAAACTCCTGACCTTGGCGGCCGGCACTTTCGGCTGTCACGGGATCACTTAACCAGGGAAGCAACATATCGGCAACACTTTGGGCTGTCAGATCGCAGATTGCCACACCCTGGGATCGAATTATGTCGTCCCAAATATTGATTCGGCGGCTGATCACTGTCGGCACGCCCATCCGGAGTGCTTCAACCACGACCAGCGCGAAGTTCTCTTGGTAGGAAGGCAGTGCGAAAACTTGTGCCGCGGCCAATGCGGTCCATTTCGCACGCCCTTCAAGCGGGCCGATGAAACTGACCCGATGGGCGATGCCCAGCAGTTCGGCCAGCTGCCGCAGTTGGGCCACGTACCGCGATTCACCTGGACCTACTAAGACCAGCTGCGCGCTGCGCTGGCACTTGGCCAGCAACGCAAAACCAGGGATCAGTAAATCAAGCCCTTTTTTCGGGTGCAATCGGCTGAGAAACACAACTAGTGCTTTACCGCGCAAATCAGGATAGGTCGTTAAGAATTCTTCCGCTAAGTAGCTGCGGGGCTCTGGGGGAGGCTCGTCGGAGGCCAACGGTACAACATAGCCGGGGGGCAAACCCACGACGGCTTTTTCCGCGAGTCGACGTTCTTCTGCATTGGTGTACACCATGGCCCGAGCTTGTCGCAAGTATGGCCATTCTACAAGCCGACCGTACAGCTGTTTTTTCAGCCATTTTCGCGACAGTGAATTCGGATCCAGCATGCCATGAGGCATGACGATGTACGGCACATGATGTCGCCGACAGGCCCGCATGGCTGCCCAAGTAGGATGCGTCCAGGCCGTGTGCAGGTGAACAAGCCGCGCGCCGGCAACAAACCTGTCAATCGACTTCGAAAGCGCGCGACTGAAACTGTAGCTGCCAGGTCCGCGGCTAGGGAATATCTCGAGTGAATAACCATCGCCATAGCGATCGAGCCAGGATACATCACCGGCATCAGCAAAAGTGTTGGTGCTCATCACATGGTTCGTCCAGCCGCGCTCAGAAAGCTTTCGGCACAAGCGATCGACCACTACGGGGGGCCCTCCGGCGCGCGGATGCATATAAGGAATCACGTGTACCACATCTAAGGTTGACGACACGACAGCGGATCGGTTCGCCGTGGTGAGGGCAATAGTTGGCATACGAACGCTCATCTGGAACGGAACTGCGCGATGACCTTGCGATATACAGCCGCGGTGCCGCACGCCATGGCTTCCAAGCTGAAATGCTGTTGATATCGTCGCAACGCGGCAGCGCCCCAGCGCGCTCGTAATGGTGGATCAGCCACCGCCTGTTCGATGGCCGCCACCCAGGCGACCATGTCACTGGGCGGTAGCAATCGGCCATTTTCGCCATCGATAATTGCTTCCCGTATGCCATCGGCATCGGAAACGACGCAAGGCAAGCCAGCTGCCATTGCTTCGAGCGCTGCAAACGGAAACCCTTCGTACTCTGAAGGAAGTACAAACACATCGAATCCGGCCATGCGGACTCTGGCATCCGACCGCCAGCCTTCGATTCGCAGCCGATTGCTGACGCCATACCTTGATGCGGCCGACTCGAGCTCGCCGCGCATTCGGCCATCGCCCACCCAAATGACTCGAACATTTTCTGGCATCCGACTCAGCAGCTCGACAAGAAACAAGGGGTTCTTCTGGCGCTCGATCCGCGCCACGCAGCCGAGAACGATGTCGCGCGGTCCACAGTTCCACTCTTGGCGGATTGCCGCGCGATCTGCCGTGGGTGCCGGCGCAACGCCATTCCGTACCAGGTGGATCGTCGCAGCATGCTCCTGGCTTTGCAGATACTTCGACAATTCCACTCGGCCCGCATCGGCAGTCGTCAAATAGTGGCTACCTGTGGTCCGGAGCTGGCGCCGCGTCAAAGCATCGCGTAACCTGCCCGCGACGGCGTTGAGCGACTGCATGCTATGCGTAATATGGATCGTACTTACATGCGGAAACCCGGAGCGCCGCGCTGCCAGGATAAGATCTAATCCGTCTTCCACGTTTTGCTTGTTGATGTGGATGATGTCGGGCCTGATGGTTTGAAACACTTTGGTCATCGTTGCCACAGTCCGTCGGCTAAATACGGCGCCGAACACGCGAAGTTTGCGATCGTACGAATTGACATAGGGAATCCGATGCACGCGAATCTCGGCGCCGATCATATCTGCCAAGCCGTCCATGCGCGGGTGGTCCGACAGAACGAGATCGATTTGATGGCCTTCCGCAACCAACTGCTTTGCCAATCCGGCCATGTACAGTTCTCCACCCCCTTGCGAACCAGATGACGCAGAAGCGAGTAGAACGTGCAAACTCTCTTTTTTATTACCTGACACGCGACCAACACCGTGGTAGCCGAGCACTTTTGACGTGGTCATGGCTAAGGCAGTTTTGGAATTCGCCTGGCTCATGCTTGGCACATCTCGTGCTGGCAATTGACAACCACTTGGCTGCATATGTTGTACCAGCGCTCGACGGCTTGTTCTGGAGTCCAGGCTGCGGCCAACTCGCGAGAACAGCTACCCATGCATTTGACCTTCTCCGGGTCGCTCGCCAACTGTGCCATACAATTCGCCAATGCCGAACCATCCCCGGCGGGAAATATCAATCCGCTTTGGCCATCTTCCACAAGATCCTTGGCGGCGCCCACGGCATCGGAGCACACGACTGCGAGCCCCGCTGCTATCGCCTGATTGACAACGACGCCCCAACCATCGTGTCTTGAGGGAAGCACGAGCACATCACTGTTGGCGAACCACTTCGGCAATTGGTTTACGGGTTGAAACCCCGCGAAATGAATTCTCTCTTGCAGATCGCCGGGCACGCGGCGCGACAATTCATCACGAAGCGGGCCTTCTCCGACAAACGTCAACGTGGTTGACGAACAACCTCTGGATAACTTTAGATAAGCATCCAATAACAAATCCACTCCTTTACGCTCGATCAACTGCCCACAATACAAAAAACGGATTGGACCTTCGAACCGTAGCCCGCGGTCAATGCTGAGAAACGGCTGCAAATTGCAGCAGTATGGAATGTTTTCCACGGGACAATGCGCGGGAGCTAAAACTTGATATTGTGCTACCGCACTGGTACCAACAGCAGCAATAGCTGAGGGCCAACGTACCGCCGGGTGCCGTGCCACAGCACGCAGAGCTTGGCCAAGGACTCCTCGGCGCTTCAGACCCGGCCGTTCACCGTAGAAAATCCAAGGGATCTTTCGACGCCGCAACGCGCGCATGACTAATTGATTGGTAATTCCCGAATATCCGGTAACCACAATCACCTCGGGCCGATGGGTGAGTATTCGCTGAGCTGCTTGGGGATTTACATGAATACGACCGCCCATCAGCCAAAACCATTTACCGGGTAACACTTCAGCGTAATCGGGTAGCGACGCTTGGTCCCAATAGGTATCAGGCGCCGCCATTTCCAGGTAATGCACCCGCAGCTCGAATCGCGAGTCGACAGCCATGGCCTGGAAAAGATCCTGCATGTATGGCGACGGCATAACGGTCAAAAACGATAATCGAATGCGCTTACTCGCTGGCCCTCCTCGATTTGTTCGACCATCCGGTGCGGTGATCTTATTCACGTTTCGCAAGCCCGAATTCCAGTTTGTAGAATTTCAATTGAGGCCCAACATTGCAGGATTTCATCGGCCGCTCGAAGTCAGCAGGCTTTGCACCTCTGTGCGGACCAAATTGGATGGACTCAATTGTTTGGGTAGCCACC
The genomic region above belongs to Pirellulales bacterium and contains:
- a CDS encoding glycosyltransferase encodes the protein MPTIALTTANRSAVVSSTLDVVHVIPYMHPRAGGPPVVVDRLCRKLSERGWTNHVMSTNTFADAGDVSWLDRYGDGYSLEIFPSRGPGSYSFSRALSKSIDRFVAGARLVHLHTAWTHPTWAAMRACRRHHVPYIVMPHGMLDPNSLSRKWLKKQLYGRLVEWPYLRQARAMVYTNAEERRLAEKAVVGLPPGYVVPLASDEPPPEPRSYLAEEFLTTYPDLRGKALVVFLSRLHPKKGLDLLIPGFALLAKCQRSAQLVLVGPGESRYVAQLRQLAELLGIAHRVSFIGPLEGRAKWTALAAAQVFALPSYQENFALVVVEALRMGVPTVISRRINIWDDIIRSQGVAICDLTAQSVADMLLPWLSDPVTAESAGRQGQEFVGQHFTWDRSTEALCQIYADILGAPTAADEFA
- a CDS encoding glycosyltransferase family 4 protein; the protein is MTTSKVLGYHGVGRVSGNKKESLHVLLASASSGSQGGGELYMAGLAKQLVAEGHQIDLVLSDHPRMDGLADMIGAEIRVHRIPYVNSYDRKLRVFGAVFSRRTVATMTKVFQTIRPDIIHINKQNVEDGLDLILAARRSGFPHVSTIHITHSMQSLNAVAGRLRDALTRRQLRTTGSHYLTTADAGRVELSKYLQSQEHAATIHLVRNGVAPAPTADRAAIRQEWNCGPRDIVLGCVARIERQKNPLFLVELLSRMPENVRVIWVGDGRMRGELESAASRYGVSNRLRIEGWRSDARVRMAGFDVFVLPSEYEGFPFAALEAMAAGLPCVVSDADGIREAIIDGENGRLLPPSDMVAWVAAIEQAVADPPLRARWGAAALRRYQQHFSLEAMACGTAAVYRKVIAQFRSR
- a CDS encoding glycosyltransferase family 4 protein produces the protein MQDLFQAMAVDSRFELRVHYLEMAAPDTYWDQASLPDYAEVLPGKWFWLMGGRIHVNPQAAQRILTHRPEVIVVTGYSGITNQLVMRALRRRKIPWIFYGERPGLKRRGVLGQALRAVARHPAVRWPSAIAAVGTSAVAQYQVLAPAHCPVENIPYCCNLQPFLSIDRGLRFEGPIRFLYCGQLIERKGVDLLLDAYLKLSRGCSSTTLTFVGEGPLRDELSRRVPGDLQERIHFAGFQPVNQLPKWFANSDVLVLPSRHDGWGVVVNQAIAAGLAVVCSDAVGAAKDLVEDGQSGLIFPAGDGSALANCMAQLASDPEKVKCMGSCSRELAAAWTPEQAVERWYNICSQVVVNCQHEMCQA
- a CDS encoding WcaF family extracellular polysaccharide biosynthesis acetyltransferase; amino-acid sequence: MNSPESVSRQVPQMPPENESVQQAASQSVEQSDKPSWLDLSSYSNQGYAPGRGKIIRAAWHVVSLLIFESGWFPFRRPKVWLLRLFGARVGCGLVIKPQVRIKFPWRLTVGNHCWIGQSVWIDNLAEVCLGDHICVSQGAYLCTGSHNYRLRSFNLVTRPMMIENGAWIGAKAVLLPGCHVGANTIVGAGSVVRQPVGPEEIVAGNPAESVCYRCEPRTSK